The window CCCAGACCCCGCCCACAGCCCCGCCCTGATCCCAGAGACACGCCCCTCTGCCCAGACCCCGCCCACGGCCCCGCCCTGATCCCAGAGACACGCCCCTCTGCCCAGACCCCGCCCACGGCCCCGCCCTGATCCCAGAGACACGCCCCTCTGCCCAGACCCCGCCCACGGCCCCGCCCTGATCCCAGAGACACGCCCCTCTGTCCAGACCCGGCCCACGGCCCTGCCCCGATCCCAGAGACACGCCCCTCTGCCCAGACCCCGCCCACGGCCCCGCCCTGATCCCAGAGACACGCCCCTCTGTCCAGACCCGGCCCACGGCCCTGCCCCGATCCCAGAGACACGCCCCTCTGCCCAGACCCCGCCCACAGCCCCGCCCTGATCCCAGAGACACGCCCCTCTGCCCAGACCCCGCCCACGGCCCCGCCCTGATCCCAGAGACACGCCCCTCTGTCCAGACCCGGCCCACGGCCCTGCCCCGATCCCAGAGACACGCCCCTCTGTCCAGACCCCGCCCACGGCCCCACCCCATCTCAGAGACATGCCCCTCTGTCCAGACCCGGCCCACGGCCCTGCCCCGATCCCAGAGACACGCCCCTCTGCCCAGACCCCGCCCACGGCCCCGCCCTGATCCCAGAGACACGCCCCTCTGTccagaccccaccccatcccagagacatgCCCCTCTGTCCAGACCCCACCCacggccccaccccatcccagagacacgcccctctgcccagaccccgcccacagccccaccctgaTCCCAGAGACACGCCCCTCTGCCCAGACCCCGCCCACGGCCCCGCCCTGATCCCAGAGACACGCCCCTCTGTCCAGACCCCGCCCacggccccaccccatcccagagacatgCCCCTCTGTCCAGACACAACCCacggccccaccccatcccagagacacgcCCCTCTGCCCAGACCCCGCCCACGGCCCCGCCCTGATCCCAGAGACACGCCCCTCTGTCCAGACCCCGCCCACGGCCCCACCCCATCTCAGAGACATGCCCCTCTGTCCAGACCCGGCCCACGGCCCTGCCCCGATCCCAGAGACACGCCCCTCTGCCCAGACCCCGCCCACGGCCCCGCCCTGATCCCAGAGACACGCCCCTCTGTccagaccccaccccatcccagagacatgCCCCTCTGTCCAGACCCCACCCacggccccaccccatcccagagacacgcccctctgcccagaccccgcccacagccccaccctgaTCCCAGAGACACGCCCCTCTGCCCAGACCCCGCCCACGGCCCCGCCCTGATCCCAGAGACACGCCCCTCTGTCCAGACCCCGCCCacggccccaccccatcccagagacatgCCCCTCTGTCCAGACACAACCCacggccccaccccatcccagagacacgcccctctgcccagaccccgcccacagccccaccctgaTCCCAGAGACACGCCCCTCTGTCCAGAccccgcccacagccccaccccggTCCCAGAGACAcgcccctctgcccagccccctctccctccagcgcCAAGCACCCCCACTCCCGATGCAGCCAGCGAGGaggggactggggtggggagtCACTTACAGAGGCTCAGGGCGGATTTCATTTCCCTCCACACCATGTACTGGATGGGCCCCTTGAACTGGCCCAGGCTGAAATCTCGGGGTGCAGGCAGCTGAACCCCTTTTTCCTCCCCGGGGCaatacctggggtggggaggcaggaagCAAAGGGGTGATGAGGACAGAGAAGGGCTGAGCCCTAGTGGAGAGGCCTGGCATAgacccctcttccccagcaggGCAGTTATCCCAggatactgggggggggggcaggcggggggcatCTGGGACACTCACTTTTCCAGGAAGCTTTTGATGTCCTGTGAAAAGAGAAAGTAGACGTGAGAGAGGCAGACACGGAGTggacagggggctgtgggtcgggagtgaggggccccggcagagcGGGGGGactggggctgcgggtcgggagtgaggggccccggcagagccggggggctgggggtgcattTACCTTCAGGAAGGTGCCCGCGTCCTCTTCCGCCAGCCGGGCCTGGATGGCAGCGATCTGCCCCCCCGAGCTGTGGACGAGCTCCTGGGCATTTCGCTGGCTGGTCTCCAGCTCGCTCAGCACAAGCTCCTCTTCCCGCCTCAGCTCCCGCCTCAGGGCCGCCTCCTTCTGCTGCAGCCACTGGTGCAACTCGATGAACTGGGAGGACAGGTGCTGCTCCAGGCGGAGACGCTGGgcctggggagagagggctgggctggcagggggctgcgggtcaggagtgaggggcactggcagggctggggggggagcccagggctgggctggcagggggctgcgggtcgggagtgaggggcactgggagggctggggggggcagggctgggctggcagggggctgcgggtcgggagtgaggggcactgggagggctggggggggcagggctgggctggcagggggctgcgggtcaggagtgaggggcactggcagggctggggggggagcccagggctgggctggcagggggctgcgggtcgggagtgaggggcactgggagggctggggggggcagggctgggctggcagggggctgcgggtcaggagtgaggggcactgggagggctggggggggcagggctgggctggcagggggctgcgggtcgggagtgaggggcactgggagggctggggggggcagggctgggctggcagggggctgcgggtcgggagtgaggggcactgggagggctggggggggcagggctgggctggcagggggctgcgggtcgggagtgaggggcactgggagggctcgggggggcagggctgggctagcgggaggctgcgggtcaggagtgaggggcaccggcagagctggggggggcagggctgggctggcagggggctgcgggtcgggagtgaggggcactgggagggctgggggggggcagggctgggctggcagggggctgcgggtcaggagtgaggggcaccggcagggctggggggggcagggctgggctggcagggggctgcgggtcaggagtgaggggcactggcagggctgggggggggcagggctgggctggcagggggctgcgggtcaggagtgaggggcaccggcagggctgggaggggcagggctgggctggcagggggctgcgggtcaggagtgaggggcaccggcagggctgggggggggcagggctgggctggcagggggctgcgggtcgggagtgaggggcactgggagggctggggggggcagggctgggctggcaggggggctgcgggtcaggagtgaggggcactggcagggctggggggggagcccagggctgggctagagggggggctgtgggtcaggagtgaggggcaccggcagggctgggggtggcagggctgggctggcagggggctgcgggtcaggagtgaggggcaccagccaTGCTGGGGGGGGCCTGGCAGTCAGCACCCAGGGGCGGGTCGTGGGTTTGAACTTACTGCAATTTCAGGAGCTTTCTGAGCTCTCTGCTCCTGCAGAGACTTCGCCGCTTGGATCCTGGCCTCCAGCGAGGTCTGTGACATGGTTAAAATCTCCTGGATGGACAGAAACCCGGGGATGAGTCCGAAAAAACGAGCTTGCCTGGCGcggagatgcagccagctctggggcgggagGTTCTGGATAgtctggggtgtcagggttggaagggacctcaggaggtcatctagtcccaccccctgctcaaagcagggccaatcctcaactaaatcatcccagccagggctttgtcaagctgggccttaaaaacttctaaggaaggagattccaccacctccctaggtaacgcattccagtgtttcaccaccctcctagtgaaaaagtttttcctaatatccaacctaaacctccctcactgcaacttgagaccattactccttgtcctgtcctcttccaccactgagaatagtctagatccatccccttgggaaccccctttcagggagttgaaagcagctatcaaatcccccctcattcttctcctccgcagactaaacaatcccagttccctcagcctctcctcataagtcatgtgctccagacccctaatcatttttgttgcccttcgctggactctttccagtttttccacatccttcttgtagtgtggggcccaaaactggacacagtactccagatgaggcctcaccagtgtcgaatagaggggaacgatcacgtccctcgatctgctggctatgcccctacttatacatcccaaaatgccattggccttcttggcaacaagggcacactgctgactcatatccagcttctcgtccactgtcacccctaggtccttttctgcagaactgctgccgagccattcggtccctagtctgtagcggtgcattgggttcttccgtcctaagggcaggaccctgcacttatccttattgaacctcatcagatttcttttggcccaatcctccaatttgtctagggccctctgtatcctatccctgtcctccagtgtatctacctctcctcccagtttagtgtcatctgcaaacttgctgagggtgcaatccacaccatcctccagatcactgcCCACTCTGCGTTAAAACACCGGAGCCACAGGAAGGCCATTAGGCCTCGTCAAGCTTCGGTCCTGGGTAATATCCCACCGGGATTGACTGGGAACGTAGCATCCACCTCCAGGTCTACGTAAGGCTCCGTGGCTTAGTTAGGGGCAGAGACGGCTGGTCcatgctcatgcttcagggcagcaGGTGAGATGCCTcataggggtcaggaaggaaaccAACACCACCGGATaatgcagcacagcgccccctagtgccgcattgactgccaggggagagtgccccctactgagccctgCAGAGCGGTGCCCCTTTACCCAGCCCGCCCTCCCACCCCGCAACCCGGCGCCCCCGACTGACCTTATAATGCCGCATGGTTTCGTCCAGCGGGAGACAACGGTGCCCCCAGTGCTCGGTGTCCAGCGCCCTCGTGAGGCTGCCGTGGTCCATGCAGAACAGCggctccccccgcagctcctCGCCGGCCGCCGGCCCCTCCTGGGCAGGGGCGCTCTCCCGGGCCCTGTCTGCCAGCTGGCCCAGGGCGCGGTTGGGCACGTACTTGCCCCCGGGCGCGGGGCGCCGGCACTCCGGGCAGCGGCAGGGGGCGGCCTCCCCTGGCTGGGCCGGGGGCTCCCCCCAGTAGCGGGTGAGGCAGCCCTGGCAGTAGTTGTGCCCACACTCCAGCATGACAGGCCCCACGAAGAGCTCGAGGCAGATGGGGCAGTGAAGCTCGGCCGGGGGGTCGCTGGCCATGGGGCTGGGGCGATCCCTGGACTCCTCCGTCGGGGGCTCTGCCTCGCTCCCCCTCCCCGGTGTCTCCTTCTCGCTCTCCCCGGCGCTCTCTGCGGGCGTCTGTGCCCCTCTCCggctgcccgagccctgcccaGACCCGTACTTGCCCCCCGGCACCTGGCATTCCACAGCAGACGGGGTGTGGACAGCACCGGCCAAACCAGTTCCtcgagtggggggctgggagcccggactcctgggttctctccccggctctgggagggggagtggggtctagtgggttacagcacaaggggctgggggccaggactcctgggttctctccccagcgctgggggggtggggagtggggtctagtggattagaagggggggcgggctgggggctaggactcctgggttctctccccggctctgggaggggcgggATCTAGTGGTTTTCGCACAGTTACTGATGGCTCATGCCCGGGGAAGCCTCCCGCATGAGCTCATCTCCCCTGGGCCTGACTCCTCTGGGAGCAGCCCAATTATCCCGCTGACGGGCCTCTGCTTGACTCAGGGCGCAATGCCGGGGACTCAGGCGCTAAGGTGTATAtagggcaggggctcagcagggggcgctctccccgggcagccagggccggccccgatgccccagtgcggcgctagggggcgctgtgctgcagggagcgggggctcagcagggggcgctctccccgggcagccagggccggccccgacaccccagtgcggcgctagggggcgctgtgctgcagggagcggggggtcagcagggggcgctctccccgggcagccagggccggccccgatgccccagtgcggcgctagggggcgctgtgctgcagggagcgggggatcagcagggggcgctctccccgggcagccagggccggccccgatgccccagtgcggcgctagggggcgctgtgctgcagggagcgggggctcagcagggggcgctctccccaggcAGTCAGGGCCGGCCCCCACGCCCCAGTGCGgagctagggggcgctgtgctgcagggagcgggggatcagcagggggcgctctccccgggcagtcAGGGCCGGCCCCCACGCCCCAGTGCGgagctagggggcgctgtgctgcagggagcggggggtcagcagggggcgctctccccgggcagccagggccggcccccacgccccagtgcggcgctagggggcgctgtgctgcagggagcgggggatcagcagggggcgctctccccgggcagccagGGCTGGCCCCGACGCCCCAGTgcagcgctagggggcgctgtgctgcagggagcgggggatcagcagggggcgctctccccgggcagccagggccggcccccacgccccagtgtggcgctagggggcgctgtgctgcagggagcgggggatcggcagggggcgctctccccgggcagccagggccggctccaatgccccagtgcggcgctagggggcgctgcgctgcagggagcgggggatcagcagggggcgctctccccgggcagccagGGCCAGCCCCGATGCCCCAGgacggtgctagggggcgctgtgctgcagggggcgggggatcagcagggggcgctctccccgggcagtcAGGGCCGGCCCCGACGCCCCAGgacggtgctagggggcgctgtgctgcagggggcaggggatcagcagggggcgctctccccgggcagccagGGCCAGCCCCGACGCCCCAGgacggtgctagggggcgctctccccaccgTAGCTCCGTCCTTGGGAACAAAGGTTGTCCCTCATTGTGCGTTTGCGCAGCTCCGGGCACAGTCTCACGCCGGGGCTTTCGGGCGCGGTTCTATTGGGATTGCCGCGCTTCCCAAAgaggctgaaatgcagccagctctggggttggggccGCTTGGTACCAGCTGCATGGAACGCAGCCCGGGACCAGCTggcccggcgctgagatgcagccactgccggggcagggcagctgggggcCAGCCACACGGCAACGCCCCATGGGACCAGCTCGACGGGCACGGAGATGGAGCCACCCCTGGGGTGGAGCCCGTTGCGGCgaacaggaggcagctgggtaaGGGGCAGGCTGAACCCGGCGCCTTTCAACCTCTTTGGCTAGTTTCCCTGGCCCCCTTTGTCGCTAGGATCCACCTGGGGAACGGCTCACGCCATCAGCGCTGGGAATCCTGCCCTCCATGCCCCTTCTAGCGACCCACAcgcacactgctcctgccccccccccccacgcacaaaTCCTACCTCCTTGCCCCAGGGCTAGTGCTGGCCACCCTGCGGAGACCATGGAGCACCTGGGATCTCCTGCCTCCCTGTAACCCATGCACTTAAGGAAGCACGTATCAGTGGGGGTTAGAccctgggggccaggactcctgggttctctccccagctctgggaggggagtggggtctagtgggttagagctgggagccaggactcctgggttctagccccagctctgggaggggagtggggtccagtgggttagagctgggagccaggactcctgggttctctccctggctcagaGAGGGGTtgagtggttagagtggggggctgggagccaggactcctgggttctctccctggctcagagaggggagtggggtctactgggttagagctgggagccaggactcctggttctctccccagctcggggaagagagtggggtctagtgggttagagaacggggtgctgggagccaggactcctgggttctctccccaactctgggaggggagtggggtctactgggttagagctgggagccaggactcctgggttctctccctggctcagagaggggtctagtggttggggggctgaggggggcagctgggagccaggattcctgggttccattcccagctctgccacaaacagCCTTACTGGGCCACTTCATTTCTCTGATcttgtttccccagctgtaaagcaGAACAATCCTGCTTTCAGACTACGAGCTCTtcgggggcagggactgcctctgaTTGGGTCCATGCAGCACCCGGCCCAACATGGCCCCCCCGATCTCAGCCAGGGGGGTTGggcagccccccagcccggcAGGGCACAGCGCCCGGCGCACCGGGGCCCCAGTCTCAGGGGTGGCCTCAAGCAATCCTTCAGACACCGCGCTtcgggattttttaaaatcatttatcgAAAGTTTAAATGCCGAAAGTGTTACAATAAAAAACACAACCGCTTGgcgagaaacacacacacacacacacgcaactGGCTCCAGTGAACTGGGACCCAGGCTAGGGACCAACTCCTGGGCTAAAACACTTCTGAGGCGCACTTGCAAAACCCCTGCAAAAATAGCCAGCCTAGAGCGGCCGATGGGGCTGCAAGAAGCCTGTTCGGGGGCTTAGTTCCCCAGCCCTCTAGCCATGGTATTTTGGCTGTAAACGGCCTTGCAGGACCCCAAtgtacccccccgccccatccccctaACCACAGAGTCCCAGCTGTCCGGGGCCTCGTAGGATCTCAACTCCCATTCTTCCGCTCCCGGCATTTCGGCGGCGAAAAGCCCACGTTCCCCTCCCTCAAACCCCGGTGTCTGGGCTGCAAAGGCTGGGGCAGAACGCGAAAGCCCCCATCTGAGcctgccagggtcctggccgGCTCGTTTTCGAGGTAGGCGCGCTGTGATGCCCGATCTcccaggagaggactggggacGCCGCTGGGGAAAGTCgaccccatggccctgcccctccccagcacaacAAAACTGCctccatcctacagccccggccCGCTCTGCCCCCTGTGGGCTTAGGCCAGTAATGCCCCAGGGACAGAGAGGAACACAACGGACCAGTCAAAACTGGGGCTCTCCGGGGAGGCAGCAACCGGGCAATACGGGGGGGTGTACGCAAAGGCACcggcttcctcctttccctggggGGTGTTCAA of the Eretmochelys imbricata isolate rEreImb1 chromosome 6, rEreImb1.hap1, whole genome shotgun sequence genome contains:
- the LOC144266405 gene encoding zinc-binding protein A33-like, whose translation is MASDPPAELHCPICLELFVGPVMLECGHNYCQGCLTRYWGEPPAQPGEAAPCRCPECRRPAPGGKYVPNRALGQLADRARESAPAQEGPAAGEELRGEPLFCMDHGSLTRALDTEHWGHRCLPLDETMRHYKEILTMSQTSLEARIQAAKSLQEQRAQKAPEIAAQRLRLEQHLSSQFIELHQWLQQKEAALRRELRREEELVLSELETSQRNAQELVHSSGGQIAAIQARLAEEDAGTFLKDIKSFLEKYCPGEEKGVQLPAPRDFSLGQFKGPIQYMVWREMKSALSLSLPSITLDPATNHPNLLLSPDLLAVRLVDEPQDEALEGPERFSKSVCVLGSASFTSGRHYWEVEVGDKTSWEIGLARASVNRQEAKVMLKPANGYWAVWLRNGADYKALDSPSRHLALTAKPRRVGVYLDYEGGQVSFYDAAAMTHLYTFSDAFAEPLYPMVGPGVNKDGLNAEPLRLVQL